From a single Bacillus sp. NEB1478 genomic region:
- a CDS encoding HAD family phosphatase yields the protein MKIKAVCFDMDGVLVDTMPHHVEAWLHSFKEKGFHHEEIEFYLREGMPGKQTIQDIFDTFEVNAAEQEIEDIYKEKRKYFKKHAKYTFIKETISLLHYLKERNIPCCLVTGSRREFVDEVLKTLSFEFHYVISGDDVNHGKPLPEPYEKAMSHFSYNPSEWLVIENAPLGIESAKKAGALCLAVETTLSEKYLEAADVIVKPSMLLQIVKSLINE from the coding sequence ATGAAAATTAAAGCAGTATGCTTTGATATGGATGGAGTTCTAGTCGATACAATGCCTCATCATGTAGAAGCATGGCTCCATTCATTTAAAGAAAAAGGATTCCATCATGAAGAAATAGAGTTTTATCTGAGAGAAGGAATGCCTGGAAAACAAACGATTCAAGATATTTTTGATACTTTTGAAGTAAACGCTGCAGAACAAGAAATAGAAGATATCTATAAAGAAAAAAGGAAATATTTTAAAAAGCACGCTAAATACACATTTATTAAAGAAACGATAAGTTTACTGCACTATTTAAAAGAAAGAAATATACCTTGCTGTTTAGTAACAGGAAGCAGAAGGGAATTTGTTGACGAAGTATTGAAAACACTTTCTTTTGAATTTCATTATGTGATCTCAGGTGATGATGTTAATCACGGGAAGCCATTACCAGAACCATATGAAAAAGCTATGAGTCATTTTTCTTACAACCCTTCAGAATGGCTTGTTATAGAAAATGCACCGCTTGGAATAGAATCTGCTAAAAAAGCAGGTGCGCTTTGTTTGGCAGTGGAAACAACACTGAGTGAAAAATACTTGGAGGCAGCTGATGTAATCGTGAAGCCATCTATGCTGTTGCAAATTGTGAAAAGTCTCATTAATGAGTAG